The Spirosoma oryzicola region AGCTGGTGCTGGTTGGTCAGTCGTTTATGCCCATACCCGAACATCCTGATTTCATCGCTGCCGGATTCGTGGACGAACCGACGAAAGCATCCTTGTTAGCAGGGGCAAAAGCGTTGATTATGCCATCGCCTTACGAAAGCTTGTCGATGGTCACGCTGGAAAGCTTCGCGGTGGGCATTCCTGTCATTGCCAATGCCGATTGTGCCGTACTTCGTGATCACATTGAAGGCAGTCAGGCTGGCTATTCGTACCAGAATTACGATCAGTTCGAACAGGCTATTAACCAGGTCCTGACGCAGGACACAACCGCAATGGCTGATAACGCCCGTTCTTACGTCCAGCAATATTACACCTGGAGTGCCGTGCTTGCTAAGTTTGATAAAGCCGTAAATTACGTAGCGAACGGGCGGTAGTACCGTTATTGAAGTACTTCGTGCATGGTATTAAGCCGCCGGTAAATGCTGTCTTTGTTGCTGATGAGGTCGTAGTGATTACCACGTTCGATAATCTCGCCCCCTTCCATAATCAGGATCTCATCAGCTTCTTTGATGGTGCTGAGCCGGTGAGCAATGACCAGGGTCGTGCGTCCTTCCATCAGGTTGTCCAGTGCCTCCTGAACGGATTTTTCAGATTCAATATCCAAGGCTGACGTTGCTTCGTCGAGAATAAGAATCGACGGCTTTTTGAATACCGCACGGGCAATGCTCAGCCGTTGACGCTGACCGCCACTCAGTCGAATACCCCGGTCGCCGATATTGGTATTATAGCCATCTTCCGTATTCATGATGAAATCATGGGCATTGGCTATTTTGGCCGCTTCGATAACGTCTTCCAGACGGGCATCCGGTTTTCCGAGAGCGATGTTGTTGAAGATTGTGTCGTTGAACAGAATGATTTCCTGCGTGACAAAGCTCATCTGCGCCCGCAACGATTCCATCGTGTACTCGCGTACGTCGATGCCATCGATTTTGACGCTACCCTGCGTTGCTTCGTAAAACCGGGGGATCAGATCGGCAATGGTCGATTTTCCGACGCCTGACGGACCGACCAGTGCAATTTTCTTGCCTTTTGCAATGCGAAGATCAATGTTTTTCAGAACCGGTTTGTCGCCGTACTGGAAGCTAACGTTTTCAAAGATAATATCCCGACGAAAGGGTTCCATCGCCTGGGCATTGGGCTTATCCAGGATTTCGATTGGCTTGTCGAGAAGTTCAAGAATGCGTTCACCGGCGGCTTGTCCCTGCTGAATATTGGTCAGGGCAACAACGATGGCTTTGGCCGGACGGATGACCTGCGAAAAGATAGCGATAAACGCAATAAACGAACTAGCCTGTAAATTGCTTTCGCTGTTCAGGACCAGACTTCCCCCGTAGACGAGAATACAGGCTACCACAAATACGCCGGAAGCTTCAGAAAAGGCTGGAGCCAGTTCCCGGCGCTTAAACCCTTCTAAACTGGCTCTCCGGTAAAAATCGTTTTCGATACTGAACCGTTTCAGTACAAAGGACGTCGCGTTAAACGACCGGATGATGCGCATACCGAGCAACGTCTCATCCATGAGCGTGAGCATCCGCCCCATCGACGACTGCACGTCCTGCGCTTCTTTTTTAAGTTTCTTGGTTACAGCGGCTATACCAACGGCAGAAATCGGAATGATGATCAGCGTAAAAAACGTTAGCTGGGTCGAAATGGTAAACAGCGCTATAAAGTAACCGATAAACATGTACGGCTCTTTAAAGATAACTTCGATGGAGCTGCTTGCTACGCCTTCAATCGCGTATACGTCGCCGTTGAGCCGGGACAGTAGATCGCCTTTATGCTCTTTGGTAAAGTAACCCAGATGCAGGTGGTTAATTTTTTCGAACAGTGCTTCCCGAAGGCGCTTCACCAGCAAGGTTCGGGTGCTGAGCAGGCATCGTTGCGCCAGAAACCGGAACAGATTGGTCATCACCACCGCCACTACAATCATACCCGCCAGAAAATAAAGGGCATAAACCGGGTTGGTCGTCTTGAAATTGTAGATCAGGTGGTAAAACGCGTCTTTAAAGTAAGTAGGATCAAACCGAAACGCAGGCATCGACGCATATTTTGTGGCGTCGCCTGTGTTGATGGGGTCAAACAAAAAATTGAGCAGAGGTATGATCAACGCAAACTGAAAGACGTTGAAAAATACACTAATAATGGTGAAGATAAAGAAGGGGACAATGAACTTTCCATAAGGCTTGGCATACACCATTAGCCGTTTATAAATCTTCATTCGTTGACGTTAATGTGACATAACTGCTAAGATAGCAAGATTGACGCTAATTTCAGCTTATTCAGCCAACGAGCGGTATACGTCAATGTACTTCCGGGCCGAATCTTCCCAGTTAAACGTTGCACTGTATGCCTTCATGGCTTCTTTCATCTGGCTGCCCGCATTCTTGTACTGCCGCATACCAGCCGCGAAATCGTCGTGCATGTTTTCGAAATCGTGAAAGTAAAACGCCATGTCTTTTCCTATTTCGGGCAGGGCCGTATGCCGGGAAAGAAATACCGGCTTACCAACCGACATAGCTTCGGTCACGGGCAGGCCAAAACCTTCGGCCAGCGACGGCATTACTACCGCCTGACAGTTATGGTAATACCACGATTTTTCGCCTTCCGTGATCTCATCGACCAAGTGCATTCGGTCTTCTACGTTTAGGTCAGACGCGTGTTGTCGCAGAAAACGGGCGTAGTCTTTATCCTCATGCCGACCGGCCAGTACCAGTTCCAGGCGTGGGTTGGATTGCAGCAGCGGCAGAATGCGGTGCTGGTTCTTTTTCCGGGCGATCACCCCAATGTTAAACAGGAAAGGATCAGTGGGCCGGTACGATTTGGCCTCCAGTTCGGGCGTAGGCAAACCGTTGGTGCCATTATAGATCACATGAACTGGTTTTCCTTTGGTGTCGCAGTGCGTTAGTACGTCCTTTTTGCTGAACTCAGATATGCAGACTATCGCATCGCTCCGGTCAATGTTCTGTTGGAGATAAGCCAGACAGCGCGCTTTTTTCTGCTCGGTCTTATCTTCGTGCAGAAAGTTGAGATCATGAATCGTCAGCAGCACCTTTATCTTCTTGTTCCTGCGGGGCAGATACTGCGAACTCTGATACGTGCTGTGCCAGATGTCAAACTTGCTCAGCGAAGGCATAAAGAACTTCTGTAGCGAATGCTGAGCAATGTAGGGCAACGAAGGATCAAGCGTCGAGCGGACATGCTCAGGGATAAATAAGGATATATGCTCTTGGCTTTTGTTTTGCAGAATGGCTTTGCCCAGATTAAGGCAATAGTAGTACAGTCCTGTGTTAACGTACTTCATTCTCTCGCAATCGAATATAATACGAATCATAACACAATAGTCTCACAAGGTTGTATAATTGTTCCAGAAGAACTAAAACGCACCATCGATAAAAAAGTTAACCTCACACTACAACGGTTTCATGCGAACATGGACCCCTGTTTTTACTAGGATACCGAAAGCGAGGTAAAGGTTGGAGCGACTCGTTGCTCCGCCGTGAATAATACCTGCGAATGGTGACTAATGTTGCACAAAATCAAAAAATGCGATTCTGGGGTACTCCCCCTGCTTATTTCTCTGCTTTATGTCCCGAATTATTCTTGATTGCGAGTTAATGAAGTTCCCTCACTCCGGCCTGTTTCAGTACTGCCAAAACCTGGGAGAACACGTCAATAAACTACTCGCTGAAGAAAATCAGCCCTTTATGCAGATGTATATTCCGCCCAGGAAGAAACTTACCCTTCCCTGGGAACCCTATCATCTGGTAGAACAGAAGTGGCATAAACTCGTTAAACCGTTTCTGCGGGGCTGTCAGGTCTGGCACGCACCGTTCCAATCCGGACGGATTGTGCCCAACAAAAGGTTGTATCCCGCCATAAAGGTAGTGCTAACGATCCATGATTTAAACATGTTACACGAAGGTAAGTCCGATACTTACCAGCAGAAAAGCCTTGCTCGTACCCAATCATTGATCAATCGAAGCGATGCAATCGTCTGTATTTCAGAGTTTACGAAAGGTGATGTGCTGTCTCATTGCTCTGTCGGCAACAAACCTATTCATGTTATTTACAATGGCCTCAACAAGAAAACGGCGTCGGTAGATAAGCCCGTAGCGTATAAACCTGACCGGGCGTTTTTGCTGGGCATCGGATACCTGAACAGTAAGAAGAATTACCACGTTCTGTTGCCTTTGTTACAAGCCAATCCCGACCTGGAAATGATTATTCTGGGCCGCCACGATGACCCGCAGTACGTAACCATGATGCACGAAACGGCTCAGCAGATGGGGGTTGAGAATCGATT contains the following coding sequences:
- a CDS encoding ABC transporter ATP-binding protein → MKIYKRLMVYAKPYGKFIVPFFIFTIISVFFNVFQFALIIPLLNFLFDPINTGDATKYASMPAFRFDPTYFKDAFYHLIYNFKTTNPVYALYFLAGMIVVAVVMTNLFRFLAQRCLLSTRTLLVKRLREALFEKINHLHLGYFTKEHKGDLLSRLNGDVYAIEGVASSSIEVIFKEPYMFIGYFIALFTISTQLTFFTLIIIPISAVGIAAVTKKLKKEAQDVQSSMGRMLTLMDETLLGMRIIRSFNATSFVLKRFSIENDFYRRASLEGFKRRELAPAFSEASGVFVVACILVYGGSLVLNSESNLQASSFIAFIAIFSQVIRPAKAIVVALTNIQQGQAAGERILELLDKPIEILDKPNAQAMEPFRRDIIFENVSFQYGDKPVLKNIDLRIAKGKKIALVGPSGVGKSTIADLIPRFYEATQGSVKIDGIDVREYTMESLRAQMSFVTQEIILFNDTIFNNIALGKPDARLEDVIEAAKIANAHDFIMNTEDGYNTNIGDRGIRLSGGQRQRLSIARAVFKKPSILILDEATSALDIESEKSVQEALDNLMEGRTTLVIAHRLSTIKEADEILIMEGGEIIERGNHYDLISNKDSIYRRLNTMHEVLQ
- a CDS encoding glycosyltransferase family 4 protein, whose amino-acid sequence is MKYVNTGLYYYCLNLGKAILQNKSQEHISLFIPEHVRSTLDPSLPYIAQHSLQKFFMPSLSKFDIWHSTYQSSQYLPRRNKKIKVLLTIHDLNFLHEDKTEQKKARCLAYLQQNIDRSDAIVCISEFSKKDVLTHCDTKGKPVHVIYNGTNGLPTPELEAKSYRPTDPFLFNIGVIARKKNQHRILPLLQSNPRLELVLAGRHEDKDYARFLRQHASDLNVEDRMHLVDEITEGEKSWYYHNCQAVVMPSLAEGFGLPVTEAMSVGKPVFLSRHTALPEIGKDMAFYFHDFENMHDDFAAGMRQYKNAGSQMKEAMKAYSATFNWEDSARKYIDVYRSLAE
- a CDS encoding glycosyltransferase family 4 protein — encoded protein: MSRIILDCELMKFPHSGLFQYCQNLGEHVNKLLAEENQPFMQMYIPPRKKLTLPWEPYHLVEQKWHKLVKPFLRGCQVWHAPFQSGRIVPNKRLYPAIKVVLTIHDLNMLHEGKSDTYQQKSLARTQSLINRSDAIVCISEFTKGDVLSHCSVGNKPIHVIYNGLNKKTASVDKPVAYKPDRAFLLGIGYLNSKKNYHVLLPLLQANPDLEMIILGRHDDPQYVTMMHETAQQMGVENRLHLPGTVSEDDKIWYLKNCNAFLHPSLAEGFGLPVIEAMQFGKPVFLSRLTSLPEVGGDAAFYFPDFDASTVQAVYQQGMQAYKRSNMANSIIEHANRFSWDKTARQYLEVYQSLIR